The proteins below are encoded in one region of Streptomyces ficellus:
- a CDS encoding C40 family peptidase — protein MSGRLRRSVRAAAVIALLATLPAAPATAAPEPPADEPAAPGPADLEPAAPELAAPESAAPESALQSASGSAVPAGVPELLARLRTLYQQAEEATETYNATEEALKTLTAETKELTGSLTRTRDSLARARAEAGRLARAEYQGRSDFSSPLRLLLARDPDHALDQHLLLRRATREQAALVTRLEKGEKRADELATASRRALDREQTLAEQRKEARDAVTARLKEVEETLAALSDDEVEELTALEETETADAQRALLETGELEGARTPSGLGEDALAYAADQIGKPYVWGAEGPESFDCSGLTSRAWEKAGRAIPRTSQEQWRTLPKVPLRSLRPGDLVVYFPRATHVAIYLGDGKVIQAPRPGARVKVSPIAANPLLGAVRPDPAARPLRSYTPPELPAGAAGGSDEGNDEG, from the coding sequence ATGTCAGGAAGACTGCGGCGTTCGGTACGCGCCGCCGCCGTGATCGCGCTGCTGGCCACGCTGCCCGCCGCCCCCGCGACCGCCGCGCCCGAGCCGCCCGCCGACGAGCCGGCGGCCCCCGGTCCGGCCGACCTCGAGCCGGCCGCGCCCGAGCTCGCCGCCCCCGAGTCCGCCGCCCCCGAGTCCGCCCTCCAGTCCGCGTCCGGGTCCGCGGTCCCGGCCGGCGTACCGGAGCTGCTGGCCCGGCTGCGGACGCTGTACCAGCAGGCGGAGGAGGCGACCGAGACGTACAACGCCACCGAGGAGGCGCTGAAAACCCTCACCGCCGAGACGAAGGAGCTCACCGGCTCCCTGACCCGGACCCGCGACTCCCTCGCCCGCGCCCGCGCCGAGGCCGGCCGGCTGGCCCGGGCCGAGTACCAGGGCCGGAGCGACTTCTCCTCCCCCCTGCGCCTGCTGCTCGCCCGCGACCCCGACCACGCCCTGGACCAGCACCTGCTGCTCCGGCGCGCCACCCGCGAACAGGCGGCGCTGGTGACCCGGCTGGAGAAGGGCGAGAAGCGGGCGGACGAGCTGGCGACGGCGTCCCGCCGGGCCCTGGACCGGGAACAGACCCTCGCCGAGCAGCGGAAGGAGGCGCGCGACGCCGTCACCGCCCGGCTGAAGGAGGTGGAGGAGACCCTCGCCGCGCTGTCGGACGACGAGGTGGAGGAGCTGACCGCCCTGGAGGAGACGGAGACGGCCGACGCCCAGCGCGCACTCCTGGAGACCGGCGAGCTCGAAGGCGCCCGCACACCTTCCGGCCTGGGCGAGGACGCCCTCGCGTACGCCGCCGACCAGATCGGCAAACCGTACGTCTGGGGCGCCGAGGGCCCGGAGTCGTTCGACTGCTCGGGGCTCACCTCCCGGGCCTGGGAGAAGGCCGGCCGCGCCATCCCCCGCACCAGCCAGGAGCAGTGGCGCACCCTGCCGAAGGTGCCGCTGCGCTCCCTGCGCCCCGGCGACCTCGTCGTCTACTTCCCCCGGGCCACCCATGTGGCGATCTACCTCGGCGACGGCAAGGTGATCCAGGCCCCGCGCCCCGGCGCCCGCGTCAAGGTCTCCCCCATCGCCGCCAACCCGCTCCTCGGCGCGGTCCGCCCCGACCCGGCGGCCCGGCCGCTGCGCTCCTACACCCCGCCGGAGCTCCCCGCCGGCGCGGCGGGCGGCTCGGACGAGGGGAACGACGAGGGCTGA
- a CDS encoding TetR/AcrR family transcriptional regulator, with protein sequence MTSAATPAPAYRRLSVEERRTQLLGVALSLFAHRAPDEVSLDDVAEAAGVSRPLVYRYFPGGKQELYEAALRSAADVLELCFAEPAVGPPTERLTRVLDRYLAFVDGHDAGFSALLQGGSVAETSRTSAIVDEVRRAAAEQVLLHLGVPDPGPRLRMMVRTWIAAVEAASLIWLDEDKQPPAADLRAWLVDHLIALLTATASTDEQTAGAVAVLLAQETAEGPVGTLARRVLPVVGDGAHLL encoded by the coding sequence ATGACCAGTGCCGCCACGCCCGCACCCGCGTACCGACGGCTCAGCGTCGAGGAGCGCCGCACCCAGCTCCTCGGCGTCGCCCTCTCGCTCTTCGCGCACCGGGCGCCGGACGAGGTCTCCCTCGACGACGTCGCCGAGGCGGCCGGCGTCTCGCGCCCGCTCGTGTACCGCTACTTCCCGGGCGGCAAGCAGGAGTTGTACGAGGCGGCCCTGCGGTCCGCCGCCGACGTGCTGGAACTGTGCTTCGCGGAACCGGCCGTGGGCCCGCCGACCGAGCGGCTCACCCGCGTCCTCGACCGGTACCTCGCCTTCGTCGACGGGCACGACGCCGGGTTCAGCGCCCTGCTCCAGGGCGGCAGCGTCGCCGAGACGTCCCGGACCTCCGCGATCGTCGACGAGGTGCGGCGCGCCGCCGCCGAGCAGGTCCTGCTGCACCTGGGCGTACCGGACCCGGGGCCGCGGCTGCGGATGATGGTGCGCACCTGGATCGCCGCGGTCGAGGCGGCGTCCCTCATCTGGCTGGACGAGGACAAGCAGCCGCCCGCGGCGGACCTGCGCGCCTGGCTGGTGGACCATCTGATCGCCCTGCTGACGGCGACCGCCTCGACCGACGAGCAGACCGCCGGGGCGGTGGCGGTGCTGCTGGCGCAGGAGACCGCGGAGGGCCCGGTGGGCACCCTGGCACGCCGGGTGCTGCCCGTGGTGGGCGACGGCGCGCACCTGCTGTGA
- a CDS encoding PLP-dependent aminotransferase family protein, with protein MNNDSSARIVADLDAWIASAAPGAKLPSTRTLVTRYGASPVTVQKALRTLAARGAVESRPGVGTFVRAVRVARPNDYGWQTAALGAPPHRGPQLSTALRTFPNDVIALHAGYPDRELLPERLVRAAFTRAARGDAAVNRPPAAGLPELQAWFATELGTVTPAGTAPPAPSDVVVLPGSQSGLTTTFRAVVGAGRPLLVESPTYWGAILAAARTGVRVVPVPSGPDGPDPDELARAFRQTGARAFYAQPNFANPTGARWSPELADRVLDTVRGHGAYLIEDDWAHDFGIDAEPVPLATRDDSGHVIHLRSLTKSVSPAVRIAAITARGPARERILADAQAESMYVSGLLQTVALDVVTQPAWRTHLRGLRHQLAARRDLLVGALQEHVPDARVEAVPPGGLNLWVRLPDATDLGRLVADCEAAGVVVAAGTEWFPAEPTGAYLRLNYSGPNPGAFPDGARLLGRALARQR; from the coding sequence ATGAACAACGATAGCAGTGCGAGGATCGTCGCCGACCTCGACGCCTGGATCGCGAGCGCCGCACCGGGCGCCAAGCTGCCGTCCACCCGCACCCTGGTCACCCGGTACGGGGCCAGCCCGGTCACCGTGCAGAAGGCGCTGCGGACCCTCGCGGCGCGCGGCGCGGTGGAGAGCCGGCCCGGTGTGGGGACCTTCGTCCGGGCGGTCCGCGTGGCGCGCCCCAACGACTACGGGTGGCAGACCGCGGCCCTCGGGGCGCCCCCGCACCGCGGTCCGCAACTGTCCACCGCTCTGCGGACCTTCCCCAACGACGTGATCGCGCTGCACGCCGGCTACCCGGACCGGGAACTGCTGCCCGAGCGCCTGGTCCGGGCCGCGTTCACCCGCGCCGCCCGCGGCGACGCCGCCGTGAACCGCCCGCCGGCCGCGGGACTGCCCGAGCTCCAGGCCTGGTTCGCCACCGAACTCGGCACGGTGACACCCGCCGGGACCGCCCCTCCGGCGCCGAGCGACGTCGTCGTCCTCCCCGGCAGCCAGAGCGGGCTCACCACCACTTTCCGGGCCGTCGTCGGCGCGGGCCGGCCGCTGCTGGTGGAGTCGCCGACCTACTGGGGCGCGATCCTGGCGGCCGCCCGGACCGGCGTACGGGTCGTCCCCGTCCCCAGCGGACCCGACGGCCCGGACCCCGACGAGCTGGCCCGCGCGTTCCGCCAGACCGGGGCCCGCGCCTTCTACGCCCAGCCGAACTTCGCCAACCCCACCGGCGCCCGGTGGTCGCCCGAGCTGGCGGACCGGGTCCTGGACACCGTCCGCGGCCACGGCGCGTACCTGATCGAGGACGACTGGGCGCACGACTTCGGCATCGACGCGGAGCCGGTCCCGCTCGCCACCCGGGACGACAGCGGGCACGTCATCCACTTGCGGTCCCTCACCAAGAGCGTCTCGCCGGCCGTCCGGATCGCCGCGATCACCGCGCGCGGGCCGGCCCGCGAACGCATCCTCGCCGACGCGCAGGCCGAGTCGATGTACGTCAGCGGTCTGCTCCAGACCGTCGCGCTCGACGTCGTCACCCAGCCCGCCTGGCGCACCCATCTGCGGGGCCTGCGCCACCAGTTGGCCGCCCGGCGGGACCTGCTCGTCGGCGCGCTCCAGGAGCACGTCCCCGACGCCCGGGTCGAGGCGGTGCCCCCGGGCGGGCTCAACCTCTGGGTCCGGCTGCCGGACGCCACCGACCTGGGGCGGCTCGTCGCGGACTGCGAGGCGGCCGGCGTGGTCGTCGCCGCCGGTACGGAGTGGTTCCCCGCCGAGCCGACCGGGGCGTACCTCCGTCTCAACTACTCCGGCCCCAACCCCGGCGCGTTCCCCGACGGCGCCCGCCTCCTGGGGCGGGCGCTCGCCCGGCAGCGGTAG
- a CDS encoding DMT family transporter translates to MLSPARTGLGWGLLGVAAFSLTVPLTRVAVGGGGLSPLFVGSGRAVIAALLAAVALAVTRQRPPRGAQWARLAVVAGGVVAGFPLLTSFALTTASAGHSAVVIALLPAATAVIAVLRTRERPPARFWLMAAAGALAAIGFASLRGGGSGGLHWSDLLLIVAVLAAGVGYAEGGLLSRELGAWQTISWALVLSAPLMVALTAYSAAQHPPAGTPGAWAAFAYLGVISMFLGFFAWYRGLAIGPMAQVSQIQLVQPVMTISWAALLLHEDVTWSTVLGGLTVIASAALAVRTRLNRAPGTA, encoded by the coding sequence GTGCTATCCCCGGCCCGTACCGGTCTCGGCTGGGGCCTCCTCGGGGTGGCGGCCTTCTCCCTCACCGTCCCCCTCACCCGTGTCGCGGTCGGTGGCGGCGGGCTGTCCCCGCTGTTCGTCGGCTCCGGCCGGGCGGTGATCGCCGCGCTCCTCGCCGCCGTCGCGCTGGCCGTCACGAGGCAGCGGCCGCCCCGTGGCGCGCAGTGGGCCCGGCTCGCGGTCGTCGCCGGCGGCGTGGTCGCCGGCTTCCCCCTCCTGACCTCGTTCGCCCTGACCACCGCGTCGGCCGGGCACAGCGCCGTGGTCATCGCGCTCCTGCCGGCCGCGACCGCGGTCATCGCCGTCCTGCGCACCCGCGAACGGCCCCCGGCCCGCTTCTGGCTCATGGCCGCCGCCGGCGCCCTCGCCGCGATCGGGTTCGCCTCGCTGCGGGGCGGCGGGTCCGGCGGCCTCCACTGGTCCGACCTGCTCCTGATCGTCGCGGTCCTCGCGGCCGGCGTCGGGTACGCGGAAGGCGGCCTCCTCTCCCGGGAGCTCGGCGCCTGGCAGACCATCTCCTGGGCGCTCGTGCTCTCCGCGCCCCTGATGGTCGCCCTCACCGCCTACTCGGCCGCCCAGCACCCCCCGGCCGGCACCCCCGGCGCCTGGGCCGCCTTCGCCTACCTCGGGGTGATCAGCATGTTCCTCGGCTTCTTCGCCTGGTACCGCGGCCTCGCCATCGGCCCGATGGCCCAGGTCAGCCAGATACAGCTCGTCCAGCCGGTGATGACCATCTCCTGGGCGGCCCTCCTCCTGCACGAGGACGTCACCTGGTCCACCGTGCTCGGCGGCCTCACCGTCATCGCCTCCGCCGCCCTCGCGGTCCGCACCCGCCTCAACCGGGCGCCGGGCACCGCCTGA
- a CDS encoding PQQ-binding-like beta-propeller repeat protein, whose translation MDPSSPLQPIAPLGDGDPRRCGAYTVLARLAGSASAVRYLGRDGDGTPVLLTVAPAALAELAAFRRRFATEARTAERLAGGRVPEMLAAALDRPPLWTATPYVPALTLGEAVALAGPLLARTVRVLGAGLAETLSRAHTTGTVLHGLAPGTVLLAADGPRLTAFGPLGAAESASAGPAGRLSVRLGYLTPEQVAGHEPGPPSDVFVLGLLLAYAATGTPPLADAAAIADAEPVLGAVPRELRPLIARCLAKSPEDRPTAGEAAAALAPEDASPPAPDGWLPDPLRAALDDRAGQVAALLETGSAGQDPRADLDGRTVRVGRQGRRDAGTTEPAVARPREAADVRGVLLPPAPPVRAQAAPAPALPVPFPSPPAPAPPRGAGTSRRGLFTGLAAGVTGAVLGGGGVLAFAPGGGEERRTDAKPAARPRPAVAGVPPRPRWAYEHPAGAGTTLNAAVWRDRTLVLTSDAHTTAVDLATGRRLWQRAEAASAHPAVAVGNGPLLVVGADGFRLLSPEDGTVRGRVTPTGGLRPAAVAGQSGTVVWFTGTAASRTYLVAYDVARSEELWRIQVPNGRPPFPAAYEVLALRPDALVVRQDPRSLTAAQVKAAKGLALFSSHDRATGARQWFRPFGGAVPGGAVAGDGSGRLYAAVAGGLQAFDTRTRRPLWRLAGGSGFGRAQVRGGTLYVADRSQTVYAVDAATGRARWRRVTEAAAGGDLPDVTVGGNGRTLLAADGAQVTAFAAGDGRRLWKFQDAGVREPGGRETPAGYGVLAAGAAGVVVRRDRTFYGLPVE comes from the coding sequence ATGGACCCGTCGTCGCCGCTCCAGCCGATCGCACCCCTGGGGGACGGTGACCCGCGCCGCTGCGGGGCGTACACCGTGCTCGCCCGGCTGGCCGGGTCGGCGAGCGCGGTGCGGTATCTGGGCCGGGACGGTGACGGGACGCCGGTGCTGCTCACCGTCGCCCCGGCCGCGCTGGCGGAACTGGCCGCGTTCCGCCGCCGGTTCGCCACCGAGGCGCGCACGGCGGAGCGGCTCGCCGGGGGCCGGGTGCCCGAGATGCTCGCCGCGGCCCTCGACCGCCCGCCGCTGTGGACGGCCACCCCCTACGTGCCCGCGCTCACCCTCGGCGAAGCGGTCGCCCTCGCCGGGCCGTTGCTCGCGCGGACCGTACGGGTGCTGGGCGCGGGGCTGGCCGAGACGCTGTCGCGGGCCCACACGACCGGCACGGTCCTCCACGGCCTCGCCCCCGGGACGGTGCTGCTGGCGGCCGACGGGCCCCGGCTGACCGCGTTCGGCCCGCTGGGCGCCGCCGAGTCCGCCAGTGCCGGCCCGGCCGGCCGGCTGTCGGTACGGCTCGGCTACCTCACCCCCGAGCAGGTCGCCGGGCACGAGCCCGGTCCGCCGTCGGACGTCTTCGTGCTGGGGCTGCTGCTGGCGTACGCCGCGACCGGCACCCCTCCGCTGGCGGACGCGGCCGCCATCGCGGACGCCGAACCCGTCCTCGGCGCCGTCCCGCGGGAGCTGCGCCCCCTGATCGCCCGGTGCCTCGCCAAGTCCCCGGAGGACCGCCCCACGGCCGGCGAGGCCGCGGCGGCCCTGGCCCCGGAGGACGCCTCGCCCCCCGCCCCCGACGGCTGGCTCCCGGACCCGCTGCGCGCGGCACTGGACGACCGGGCCGGGCAGGTGGCGGCGCTGCTGGAAACCGGTTCCGCCGGACAGGACCCGCGGGCGGACCTCGACGGGCGGACCGTGCGGGTGGGGCGGCAGGGGCGGAGGGACGCCGGGACCACCGAACCGGCCGTGGCCCGGCCGCGCGAGGCGGCCGACGTGCGCGGGGTGCTGCTCCCGCCCGCCCCGCCGGTGCGGGCGCAGGCGGCACCGGCGCCCGCCCTGCCGGTGCCGTTCCCGTCGCCGCCGGCGCCCGCTCCGCCTCGCGGTGCCGGAACCTCCCGGCGCGGGCTGTTCACGGGGCTGGCCGCCGGGGTGACCGGCGCCGTCCTCGGAGGCGGGGGCGTCCTCGCGTTCGCCCCCGGTGGCGGCGAGGAGCGGCGTACCGACGCCAAGCCCGCCGCCCGGCCGCGTCCCGCCGTCGCCGGGGTGCCGCCGCGGCCCCGCTGGGCGTACGAGCACCCGGCGGGCGCCGGGACCACGCTGAACGCCGCGGTGTGGCGGGACCGGACGCTGGTCCTCACCTCCGACGCCCACACCACGGCCGTCGACCTGGCCACCGGACGGCGCCTGTGGCAGCGCGCCGAGGCGGCGTCCGCGCACCCCGCCGTGGCCGTCGGGAACGGCCCGCTGCTGGTCGTCGGCGCCGACGGGTTCCGGCTCCTGTCGCCGGAGGACGGCACCGTGCGCGGGCGGGTGACGCCGACCGGCGGGTTGCGTCCGGCGGCGGTCGCCGGGCAGTCCGGCACGGTGGTCTGGTTCACCGGGACCGCCGCGAGCCGCACGTACCTCGTCGCGTACGACGTCGCCCGGTCCGAGGAGCTGTGGCGGATCCAGGTGCCCAACGGGCGGCCCCCGTTCCCCGCCGCCTACGAGGTGCTCGCGCTGCGGCCGGACGCCCTCGTCGTGCGACAGGACCCGCGCTCGCTGACGGCCGCTCAGGTCAAGGCCGCGAAGGGGCTCGCCCTCTTCTCCTCGCACGACCGGGCGACCGGCGCCCGCCAGTGGTTCCGGCCGTTCGGCGGGGCGGTGCCGGGCGGTGCGGTGGCGGGTGACGGGTCGGGGCGGCTGTACGCGGCGGTGGCGGGCGGCCTGCAGGCCTTCGACACGCGGACGCGTCGCCCGCTGTGGCGGCTGGCGGGTGGCTCCGGCTTCGGCCGCGCCCAGGTGCGGGGCGGCACGCTGTACGTCGCCGACCGCTCCCAGACGGTGTACGCGGTCGACGCGGCGACCGGCAGGGCGCGCTGGCGACGCGTGACGGAGGCAGCGGCGGGCGGGGACCTGCCGGACGTCACGGTCGGCGGAAACGGCCGCACCCTGCTCGCGGCGGACGGTGCGCAGGTCACCGCGTTCGCGGCGGGCGACGGGCGGCGGCTGTGGAAGTTCCAGGACGCCGGGGTGCGGGAGCCGGGCGGCCGGGAGACACCGGCGGGGTACGGCGTGCTGGCCGCCGGGGCGGCCGGTGTGGTGGTGCGCCGGGACCGGACGTTCTACGGGCTGCCGGTGGAGTAG
- a CDS encoding protein-L-isoaspartate O-methyltransferase family protein, with amino-acid sequence MATDPRDGRGHAALVEHLYGRGLLDETWRAVWHAVPREPFIPRQVWRQGLLTCEPVTTEAERLALIHSDEPVVLQVDDGKPDEAGIATSSNSQPSMVARMLRLLLVEDGQRVLEIGTASGYVAALLSRRLGDALVHSIEIDAGLAHHAVAVLRAAGYRPNLACGDGAEGWPDQAPFDRVISTCALRHIPYPLVRQLGAGGVLVAPMDRDFWSGAVVQLTSGGQGTASGRFRGEASYMPMRSHRPPAPAPVDRASARSIRTSVDPYQLLTLGFALYAGARLPGVRMVHAEQETGVQVWLQDRHGSAATASTGGEAYEYGTRDLWQEVERVYGEYAALGSPPAEDLGLSVGPHGERVWVHHPERVIGPLTFAR; translated from the coding sequence GTGGCGACCGACCCAAGGGATGGGCGGGGGCACGCCGCGCTCGTGGAGCACCTCTACGGACGGGGTCTGCTCGATGAGACCTGGCGAGCCGTGTGGCACGCCGTTCCCCGGGAGCCCTTCATTCCCCGCCAGGTATGGCGACAGGGCCTCCTCACCTGCGAGCCGGTTACCACCGAGGCGGAGCGGCTCGCGCTCATCCACTCGGACGAGCCGGTCGTCCTCCAGGTCGACGACGGGAAACCGGACGAAGCGGGCATCGCCACGTCGAGCAACTCGCAACCGTCGATGGTTGCCCGCATGCTGCGGCTGTTGCTCGTCGAAGACGGTCAGCGAGTGCTGGAGATCGGCACCGCGTCCGGGTACGTCGCCGCGCTTCTGTCACGGCGGCTGGGGGACGCACTCGTGCACAGCATCGAGATCGATGCCGGCCTTGCCCATCACGCCGTCGCCGTACTCCGCGCGGCCGGGTACCGGCCGAACCTGGCCTGCGGGGACGGTGCAGAGGGCTGGCCGGACCAGGCCCCTTTCGACCGTGTCATCTCCACATGCGCGCTGCGGCACATCCCGTACCCATTGGTACGGCAACTCGGCGCGGGTGGTGTCCTCGTGGCACCGATGGACCGGGACTTCTGGAGCGGAGCTGTCGTTCAGCTCACGAGTGGCGGGCAGGGCACCGCATCGGGCCGGTTCCGGGGCGAGGCGTCGTACATGCCCATGCGCTCCCACCGGCCGCCGGCCCCCGCGCCCGTCGACAGGGCGTCGGCTCGGTCTATCCGGACGAGCGTCGACCCGTACCAGCTGCTGACACTCGGGTTCGCGTTGTACGCCGGTGCGCGTCTGCCCGGGGTGCGTATGGTGCACGCCGAGCAGGAGACGGGAGTGCAGGTGTGGTTGCAGGACCGCCACGGGAGCGCCGCCACCGCCAGCACGGGCGGGGAGGCGTACGAGTACGGGACCCGCGACCTTTGGCAGGAGGTGGAGCGCGTGTACGGGGAGTACGCCGCTCTCGGCTCCCCGCCGGCTGAGGACTTGGGGCTGTCGGTGGGGCCGCACGGGGAGCGGGTGTGGGTGCACCACCCTGAGCGGGTCATCGGGCCCCTGACCTTCGCTCGCTAG
- a CDS encoding AurF N-oxygenase family protein, which yields MTTVPERDLRLLRDALGPLRDREQVAERLLESSAKHSFDPDKELDWDAPLEDGKWFWPPELVSLYDTPLWRRMSEEQRMDLARHEAASLASLGIWFEIILMQLLVRHIYDKSATSQHVRYALTEIADECRHSMMFARMIQKGGAPAYRVPRVYHNMARVLKTVSTTPGSFASTLLGEEILDWMQRLTFPDERVQTLVRGVTRIHVVEEARHVRYAREELRRQMVTAPRWERELTRVSCGEAARVFSVCFVNPQVYENVGLDRRQAVAQVKASGHRREVMQSGARRLTEFLDDVGLLQGLGGRLWRASGLLA from the coding sequence ATGACGACCGTGCCCGAACGCGACCTGCGTCTGCTCCGCGACGCGCTCGGCCCGCTGCGGGACCGCGAACAGGTCGCCGAGCGTCTGCTCGAGTCCAGCGCCAAGCACTCCTTCGACCCCGACAAGGAGCTCGACTGGGACGCGCCGCTGGAGGACGGCAAGTGGTTCTGGCCGCCGGAGCTGGTCTCCCTCTACGACACCCCGCTGTGGCGCCGGATGTCCGAGGAGCAGCGGATGGACCTGGCCCGCCACGAGGCCGCGTCCCTCGCCTCGCTCGGCATATGGTTCGAGATCATCCTGATGCAGCTCCTGGTCCGCCACATCTACGACAAGTCGGCCACCAGCCAGCACGTGCGGTACGCGCTCACCGAGATCGCGGACGAGTGCCGCCACTCCATGATGTTCGCCAGGATGATCCAGAAGGGCGGGGCACCGGCGTACCGGGTGCCTCGCGTCTACCACAACATGGCGCGCGTGCTGAAGACCGTGTCCACCACCCCCGGTTCGTTCGCCTCGACGCTGCTCGGCGAGGAGATCCTCGACTGGATGCAGCGCCTCACCTTCCCCGACGAGCGCGTCCAGACCCTGGTGCGCGGCGTGACCCGCATCCACGTGGTGGAGGAGGCCCGCCACGTGCGGTACGCCCGCGAGGAGCTGCGCCGCCAGATGGTCACCGCCCCGCGCTGGGAGCGGGAGCTCACCCGGGTCAGCTGCGGCGAGGCCGCCCGGGTCTTCTCCGTCTGCTTCGTCAACCCCCAGGTGTACGAGAACGTCGGCCTCGACCGGCGCCAGGCGGTCGCCCAGGTCAAGGCGAGCGGCCACCGCCGCGAGGTCATGCAGTCCGGCGCCCGGCGGCTGACGGAGTTCCTCGACGACGTCGGCCTGCTCCAGGGCCTCGGGGGCAGGCTGTGGCGGGCTTCCGGCCTCCTCGCCTGA
- a CDS encoding ferritin-like domain-containing protein — MSTHDLYTKDPGEPVWQVPATGSARFSWDYDDGRDRLLALYQKGKDKQWDGARRIDWDLEVDPYDPLGTPDEALTLYGTRHWAKMTEKDKGELRRHYASWQFSQFLHGEQGAMICAARIVESVPDMDAKFYSATQTMDEARHAEIYGRFLHEKIGMLYPINDNLQGLLGDTLRDSRWDMPYLGMQVLIEGLALAAFGMIRDTTDKPLPKQILAYVMQDEARHVAFGRMALRDYYKQLTDAELREREEFVIEGCYLMRDRLRGVEVLENFGISKKEAAEFSEESEFLRLFRKLLFSRIVPCVKDIGLWGERLQRAYVDMGVFDLGDSSLDLLMTQDEEIAEQLDRERFATEEAERVAEVTEAITEGGS; from the coding sequence GTGTCGACGCACGACCTCTACACCAAGGATCCGGGAGAACCGGTCTGGCAGGTCCCGGCCACCGGCTCGGCCCGCTTCAGCTGGGACTACGACGACGGCCGCGACCGGCTGCTCGCCCTCTACCAGAAGGGCAAGGACAAGCAGTGGGACGGCGCCCGGCGCATCGACTGGGACCTGGAGGTCGACCCGTACGACCCCCTCGGCACCCCGGACGAGGCGCTGACCCTGTACGGGACGCGCCACTGGGCGAAGATGACCGAGAAGGACAAGGGCGAGCTGCGCAGGCACTACGCCTCCTGGCAGTTCAGCCAGTTCCTCCACGGCGAACAGGGCGCGATGATCTGCGCCGCCCGGATCGTCGAGTCCGTCCCCGACATGGACGCCAAGTTCTACTCCGCCACCCAGACCATGGACGAGGCCCGGCACGCCGAGATATACGGCCGCTTCCTGCACGAGAAGATCGGGATGCTCTACCCGATCAACGACAACCTCCAGGGCCTGCTCGGCGACACCCTCCGCGACTCCCGCTGGGACATGCCCTACCTCGGCATGCAGGTCCTCATCGAGGGCCTCGCCCTCGCCGCGTTCGGCATGATCCGGGACACCACCGACAAGCCGCTGCCCAAGCAGATACTCGCCTACGTCATGCAGGACGAGGCCCGGCACGTCGCCTTCGGCCGCATGGCGCTGCGCGACTACTACAAGCAGCTCACCGACGCCGAACTGCGCGAGCGCGAGGAGTTCGTCATCGAGGGCTGCTACCTCATGCGCGACCGGCTGCGCGGGGTGGAGGTGCTGGAGAACTTCGGCATCTCGAAGAAGGAGGCGGCCGAGTTCTCGGAGGAGTCCGAGTTCCTCCGCCTCTTCCGCAAGCTGCTCTTCAGCCGGATCGTCCCCTGCGTCAAGGACATCGGCCTGTGGGGCGAGCGGCTCCAGAGGGCGTACGTCGACATGGGCGTCTTCGACCTGGGCGACTCCAGCCTCGACCTGCTGATGACCCAGGACGAGGAGATCGCCGAACAGCTCGACCGCGAACGCTTCGCCACCGAGGAGGCCGAGCGGGTCGCCGAGGTGACGGAGGCGATCACCGAGGGCGGCTCGTGA